Proteins co-encoded in one Erinaceus europaeus chromosome X, mEriEur2.1, whole genome shotgun sequence genomic window:
- the AKAP17A gene encoding A-kinase anchor protein 17A: protein MAAATIVHDTSEAVELCAAHGLYLKPVARMSISVALPPLKPPGKAISNWEVMERLKAMVAQPPFSALRIAKSTMDFIRFEGELEHRGLVRAALARLDGKTIKLSGWADSLRVRAAEFKLDFPSRHDWDSFFRDARDMDEALPGERPDTIHLEGLPCRWFAPRDAPAPERPSEQVLARVFQKFGAIRHVDIPMLDPYREEMTGRNFHTFSFGGHLNFEAYVQYREYAGFIQAMSALRGMKLMFKGDDGKAVACNIKVSFDSTKHLSDASIRKRQLERQKLQELERQREEQKRREKEAEERQRAEERKQREQEEQERLRRRGERRRRREARARARAQRRSLRRQEKAQAQEQRRLQEEVRLEERKLLLAQRNLHSLRLVAELLSRAKAARLREQERREQRQRQEQRQRRRQQELELRRVEEEKRRALGLQRRERELRGRLLSLLLSKRAPDANDRAPDPDPAACAPDAPGLARAQLLQPVLDILRQTVRGRRGDPGAQGGPGVLACIPDNTPAEPRRDKDRDKDRDRDPDARDKCNREPSAERDGDPDRHPGDPGRPQKRADDRDDGDRRGRRERASPGPRARDRRSHSGDPADRGETRRHRRQRSRERGDRDEDAGDADARRRGRHRRGDRGDGDRDRSRSTSRGHRGAWNR from the exons ATGGCGGCGGCCACCATCGTGCACGACACGTCGGAGGCGGTGGAGCTGTGCGCGGCGCACGGGCTGTACCTGAAGCCGGTGGCGCGGATGAGCATCAGCGTGGCGCTGCCGCCGCTCAAGCCGCCGGGCAAGGCCATCTCCAACTGGGAGGTGATGGAGCGCCTCAAGGCCATGGTGGCGCAGCCGCCCTTCTCGGCGCTGCGCATCGCCAAGTCCACCATGGACTTCATCCGCTTCGAGGGCGAGCTGGAGCACCGCGGCCTGGTGCGCGCCGCGCTGGCGCGGCTGGACGGCAAGACCATCAAGCTGAGCGGCTGGGCCGACAGCCTGCGCGTGCGCGCCGCCGAGTTCAAGCTGGACTTCCCGTCGCGCCACGACTGGGACTCGTTCTTCCGCGACGCGCGCGACATGGACGAGGCGCTGCCCGGCGAGCGGCCCGACACCATCCACCTGGAGGGGCTGCCCTGCCGCTGGTTCGCGCCCCGCGACGCGCCCGCGCCCGAGCGGCCCAGCGAGCAGGTGCTGGCGCGCGTCTTCCAGAAGTTCGGCGCCATCCGCCACGTGGACATCCCCATGCTCGACCCGTACCGCGAGGAGATGACGGGCCGCAACTTCCACACCTTCAGCTTCGGCGGCCACCTCAACTTCGAGGCCTACGTGCAGTACCGCGAGTACGCCGGCTTCATCCAGGCCATGAGCGCGCTGCGCGGCATGAAGCTCATGTTCAAGGGCGACGACGGCAAGGCCGTGGCCTGCAACATCAAG GTGTCGTTCGACTCCACGAAGCACCTGAGCGACGCCTCCATCCGCAAGCGGCAGCTGGAGCGGCAGAAGCTGCAGGAGCTCGAGCGGCAGCGCGAGGAGCAGAAACGGCGCGAGAAGGAGGCGGAGGAGCGGCAGCGGGCAGAGGAGAG GAAGCAGcgggagcaggaggagcaggagcgcCTGCGGCGGCGGGgcgagcggcggcggcggcgggaggcGCGGGCCCGGGCGCGGGCGCAGCGGCGCAGCCTGAGGCGGCAGGAGAAGGCGCAGGCGCAGGAGCAGCGGCGGCTGCAGGAGGAGGTGCGGCTGGAGGAGCGGAAGCTGCTGCTGGCCCAGCGCAACCTGCACTCGCTGCGCCTGGTGGCCGAGCTGCTCAGCCGCGCCAAG GCGGCACGGCTGCGCGAGCAGGAGCGGCGGGAGCAGCGGCAGCGGCAGGAGCAGCGGCAGCGACGGCGGCAGCAGGAGTTGGAGCTGCGGCGCGTGGAGGAGGAGAAGCGGCGCGCGCTGGGGCTGCAGCGGCGGGAGCGGGAGCTGCGGGGCCGGCTGCTCAGCCTGCTGCTCAGCAAGCGCGCGCCCGACGCCAACGACCGCGCCCCGGACCCCGACCCGGCCGCCTGCGCCCCCGACGCCCCGGGCCTGGCGCGCGCGCAGCTGCTGCAGCCGGTGCTCGACATCCTGCGGCAGACCGTGCGCGGCCGCCGGGGAGACCCCGGGGCGCAGGGGGGCCCCGGGGTGTTGGCCTGCATCCCTGACAACACGCCCGCGGAGCCGCGCAGGGACAAGGACAGAgacaaggacagagacagagaccccgaCGCGCGGGACAAGTGCAACCGCGAGCCCAGCGCCGAGCGCGACGGGGACCCTGACCGCCACCCCGGGGACCCGGGCCGCCCGCAGAAGCGCGCCGACGACCGTGACGACGGTGACCGCAGGGGCCGCCGGGAGCGCGCCAGCCCAGGCCCCCGCGCACGCGACCGCCGCTCCCACAGCGGGGACCCCGCGGACCGCGGGGAGACCCGGCGACACCGCCGCCAGCGCAGCCGGGAGCGCGGGGACAGGGACGAGGACGCGGGGGACGCAGACGCTCGCCGCAGAGGCCGCCACCGCCGGGGAGACCGCGGGGACGGGGACAGGGACAGGTCGCGCTCCACCTCCCGCGGCCACCGCGGCGCCTGGAACAGGTGA
- the ASMT gene encoding acetylserotonin O-methyltransferase, with product MDAAGDSMASPQDPDYLLLGQLAHGFMASQVLFAACELGVFDLLAEAGPLDAIGVAARLDTSPQATETLLDTCVSLRLLTRDATVSPAAYGSTRLSRTFLARGSPLSQTHLLSYTATTVYRTWAHLASAVREGRNQHLRAFGASSRDLFSAIYRSEEERLLFLRALQQTWGVHGPPTLTAFDLSPFARICDLGGGLGGLARQCAALYPNSRVTVLDLPEVVAVARTHCPLPQDARVNFLEGDFLRDPLPVADLFILARILHDWTDDRCRHLLARVRAACTPGGGVLVVESLLDADGRGPLATQLLSVNMLLQTEGRERSAGEYHALLAAAGFSHLQVRSGLGLYAALLATQ from the exons ATGGACGCGGCCGGGGACAGCATGGCCTCTCCCCAGGACCCTGACTACCTGCTGCTGGGCCAGCTGGCGCACGGCTTCATGGCCTCCCAG GTCCTCTTCGCGGCGTGTGAACTGGGGGTGTTCGACCTGCTGGCCGAGGCGGGACCCCTGGACGCGATCGGAGTGGCCGCCCGGCTGGACACCAGCCCCCAGGCCACCGAGACCCTGCTGGACACCTGCGTGTCCCTCCGGCTGCTGACCAGGGACGCGACCGTCAGCCCCG CCGCCTACGGCAGCACCCGGCTGTCCCGCACCTTCCTGGCCCGGGGGTCGCCCCTGTCCCAGACCCACCTGCTGAGCTACACGGCCACCACCGTCTACCGCACCTGGGCGCACCTGGCCTCCGCCGTCAG GGAGGGCAGGAACCAGCACCTCAGGGCCTTCGGGGCGTCCTCCCGGGACCTCTTCTCAGCCATCTACAG GTCCGAGGAGGAGCGGCTGCTGTTTCTGAGGGCCCTGCAGCAGACTTGGGGCGTCCACGGCCCCCCCACTCTCACGGCCTTTGACCTCAGCCCTTTCGCCCGCATCTGCGACCTTGGCG GTGGTCTTGGGGGGCTGGCCCGGCAGTGCGCAGCCCTGTACCCCAACAGCCGGGTGACGGTGCTGGACCTCCCCGAGGTGGTGGCCGTGGCCAGGACCCACTGCCCGCTCCCCCAGGACGCCCGCGTGAACTTCCTTGAAG gagacTTCCTACGAGACCCCCTGCCCGTGGCCGACCTGTTCATCCTGGCCCGCATCCTACATGACTGGACGGATGACCGCTGCCGACATCTGCTGGCCCGGGTGCGAGCCGCCTGCACCCCAG GTGGCGGGGTGCTGGTGGTGGAGAGCCTCCTGGACGCGGACGGCCGGGGCCCGCTGGCCACCCAGCTGCTGTCCGTCAACATGCTGCTGCAGACGGAGGGCCGCGAGCGCTCGGCCGGAGAGTACCACGCCCTGCTGGCCGCCGCCGGCTTCTCGCACCTGCAGGTGCGCTCGGGGCTCGGCCTCTACGCCGCCCTGCTGGCCACCCAGTGA